The following are encoded together in the Nocardioides okcheonensis genome:
- a CDS encoding CapA family protein: MGVRTWGGAAAATLALTACTSAPVGDTRTPGDAPVADAAVAAPPGGEVTLAFAGDVHFEAHVGALLRRGLGPIARTLRSADVAMVNLETPVTTRGRRDPKELELASDRYYFRTPVGALGALADAGVDVVTVANNHAGDYGQVGLDDTMRAARRSRVAVVGAGRDAEAAFTPHVARVGDLDVAILAADTVQREGSSGVWEAGPDNAGIAAARGSRTDLLLDAVETAGERQDLVVVYLHWGRENEACPTQSQRLLADRLAGAGADVVVGSHSHVLGGAGWSGDTYVSYGLGNFVWYHSRQPDTGVLTLRLDADGVVGEEWTPARIAPDGRPIPVTGAARPGAVRDWEAGARCSGLGSSRGEPQAADPAFESTVAPIDAALAARMRGSSHRPGCPVPLSDLRHLTMTYRGFGGAARTGEMVVHRAFAREVTEVFERLYDVGYPIARMRLVDHYGGDDDASMADNNTSGFNCRRVAGQEGWSDHAFGAAIDVNPVQNPYVRPGSIDPPAGRRFAGIDRGRSAPVPVGTIRQGDLLVREFARIGWEWGGYWTSSKDYQHVAARVRP; this comes from the coding sequence ATGGGAGTCCGGACCTGGGGCGGCGCGGCAGCGGCGACGCTCGCCCTGACGGCATGCACCTCGGCGCCCGTGGGGGACACCCGCACCCCCGGTGACGCACCGGTCGCGGATGCCGCGGTCGCGGCGCCCCCCGGCGGCGAGGTCACGCTCGCGTTCGCCGGCGACGTCCACTTCGAGGCGCACGTCGGCGCGCTGCTGCGCCGCGGGCTCGGACCGATCGCCCGGACCCTGCGCTCGGCGGACGTCGCGATGGTCAACCTCGAGACGCCGGTCACGACCCGGGGGCGGCGCGACCCCAAGGAGCTCGAGCTCGCCTCCGACCGCTACTACTTCCGGACCCCGGTCGGGGCGCTCGGCGCGCTCGCCGACGCGGGCGTCGACGTGGTCACGGTCGCCAACAACCACGCCGGCGACTACGGGCAGGTCGGGCTCGACGACACGATGAGGGCGGCGAGGCGCAGCCGCGTCGCGGTGGTGGGGGCGGGACGCGATGCTGAGGCCGCCTTCACCCCGCACGTGGCGCGGGTCGGCGACCTCGACGTGGCGATCCTCGCTGCCGACACGGTCCAGCGCGAGGGCAGCAGCGGCGTCTGGGAGGCGGGGCCGGACAACGCCGGCATCGCCGCCGCGCGCGGGAGCCGGACCGACCTGCTGCTCGACGCCGTCGAGACCGCGGGGGAGCGCCAGGACCTGGTCGTGGTCTACCTGCACTGGGGGCGCGAGAACGAGGCGTGCCCGACGCAGAGCCAGCGCCTGCTCGCCGACCGTCTCGCCGGGGCCGGGGCGGACGTCGTCGTCGGCAGCCACTCCCACGTCCTGGGCGGGGCCGGCTGGTCCGGCGACACCTACGTCTCCTACGGCCTCGGCAACTTCGTCTGGTACCACTCGCGCCAGCCCGACACGGGCGTGCTCACCCTGCGCCTCGACGCGGACGGGGTGGTCGGCGAGGAGTGGACGCCCGCCCGCATCGCCCCCGACGGACGGCCGATCCCGGTGACGGGCGCGGCCCGTCCCGGCGCGGTCCGCGACTGGGAGGCGGGGGCCCGCTGCTCGGGCCTCGGGTCGAGCCGCGGCGAGCCGCAGGCGGCGGACCCGGCGTTCGAGTCCACCGTCGCGCCGATCGACGCGGCCCTCGCCGCGCGGATGCGGGGCAGCAGCCACCGGCCCGGCTGCCCCGTCCCGCTGTCGGACCTGCGCCACCTGACCATGACCTACCGCGGCTTCGGCGGCGCGGCCCGCACCGGGGAGATGGTGGTCCACCGCGCCTTCGCGCGCGAGGTCACCGAGGTGTTCGAGAGGCTGTACGACGTCGGCTACCCGATCGCGCGGATGCGGCTCGTCGACCACTACGGCGGCGACGACGACGCGTCGATGGCCGACAACAACACGTCCGGCTTCAACTGCCGTCGGGTCGCCGGGCAGGAGGGCTGGTCGGACCACGCCTTCGGTGCGGCGATCGACGTCAACCCGGTGCAGAACCCCTACGTGCGTCCCGGCTCGATCGACCCGCCGGCGGGCCGGCGCTTCGCGGGGATCGACCGCGGCCGGTCCGCGCCGGTGCCGGTCGGGACGATCCGCCAGGGCGACCTGCTCGTGCGGGA
- a CDS encoding NAD(P)-binding domain-containing protein, translating to MRDAVVVGAGQAGLAASYFLTRRGIDHLVLDANAGPGGAWRHRWDSLAMVDVHGVADLPGAPAPARSDLPANVVVPDWFAAYEQRLDLPVVRPVRVDRVEDDRGILVVRAGGRRWRTRTLVNATGTWTRPFVPSYPGAADFAGEQLHTADYPGAEDFRGRRVLVVGGGASAVQLLGELAPVTDTLWVTRRPPVWREGFDAAAGLAAVTAVEERVRRGLPPASVVSVTGLALRPQEQEAAALGAYDRLPMFERVEPHGVRWADGRFEAVDVILWATGFRPALDHLAPLRLRGPEGGIALLPVPGNVQGATTTARDPRVQLVGYGPSASTLGASRAGRQAALAVARQLASTAATSAADDLTG from the coding sequence GTGAGGGACGCCGTCGTGGTCGGCGCCGGCCAGGCCGGGCTGGCCGCGTCGTACTTCCTCACCCGTCGCGGCATCGACCACCTCGTGCTCGACGCCAACGCCGGACCGGGCGGCGCCTGGCGGCACCGCTGGGACTCCCTCGCGATGGTCGACGTGCACGGCGTCGCCGACCTCCCCGGGGCACCCGCGCCGGCCCGGTCGGACCTGCCCGCCAACGTGGTGGTGCCCGACTGGTTCGCCGCCTACGAGCAGCGCCTCGACCTCCCGGTCGTCCGCCCCGTGCGGGTGGACCGGGTCGAGGACGACCGGGGGATCCTCGTCGTCCGCGCCGGAGGTCGTCGCTGGCGCACCCGGACCCTCGTCAACGCGACCGGCACCTGGACCCGGCCGTTCGTGCCGTCCTATCCCGGGGCCGCCGACTTCGCCGGCGAGCAGCTCCACACCGCCGACTACCCCGGCGCGGAGGACTTCCGCGGGCGTCGGGTCCTGGTGGTGGGTGGCGGGGCGTCCGCGGTCCAGCTGCTCGGCGAGCTGGCGCCGGTGACCGACACGCTGTGGGTGACGCGTCGCCCGCCGGTGTGGCGTGAGGGCTTCGACGCCGCCGCCGGCCTCGCCGCGGTGACCGCCGTCGAGGAGCGCGTACGCCGCGGGCTGCCGCCGGCCAGCGTGGTCAGCGTCACCGGCCTCGCGCTGCGTCCGCAGGAGCAGGAGGCGGCGGCGCTGGGCGCCTACGACCGGCTGCCGATGTTCGAGCGGGTCGAGCCGCACGGGGTCCGCTGGGCCGACGGCAGGTTCGAGGCCGTCGACGTCATCCTCTGGGCGACCGGCTTCCGGCCGGCGCTCGACCACCTCGCGCCGCTGCGGCTGCGTGGCCCCGAGGGCGGGATCGCGCTGCTCCCGGTGCCCGGCAACGTCCAGGGCGCGACCACGACGGCCCGCGACCCGCGGGTGCAGCTGGTCGGCTACGGGCCGTCGGCGAGCACCCTCGGCGCCTCCCGCGCGGGGCGCCAGGCCGCGCTGGCGGTGGCGCGTCAGCTGGCGTCGACCGCCGCGACGTCGGCTGCGGACGACCTGACCGGCTGA
- a CDS encoding isocitrate lyase/PEP mutase family protein, which translates to MDTATRATTLLDLHHTGTTLVLPTVWDAWSARTVVDAGFPALSIGSHPLADSRGQADNEGMSIDDALDGIRRVCAAVPDVPVTADMESGYGVAPAELVERLLEAGAVGLNIEDTVHSEGGRLREVAEHADYIGGIRQAADAAGVDLVINARTDAFVHADRFDDPLAEAITRMTACEAAGSRSSYPVRVPDAASLQALLDALDGPLNVTANPRTGTPAGSLEDLQVMGVHRVTFGPLLMKELTPDLAALVAPWR; encoded by the coding sequence ATGGACACCGCCACCCGCGCCACGACGCTGCTCGACCTCCACCACACCGGCACCACGCTGGTCCTGCCGACCGTCTGGGACGCCTGGTCGGCCCGCACCGTCGTCGACGCCGGCTTCCCCGCGCTCAGCATCGGCAGCCACCCCCTCGCGGACTCCCGCGGGCAGGCCGACAACGAGGGCATGAGCATCGACGACGCGCTCGACGGCATCCGCCGGGTGTGCGCCGCCGTCCCCGACGTCCCGGTCACCGCCGACATGGAGTCGGGCTACGGCGTCGCCCCGGCCGAGCTGGTCGAGCGGCTGCTCGAGGCCGGTGCGGTCGGGCTCAACATCGAGGACACCGTGCACTCCGAGGGCGGGCGCCTGCGCGAGGTCGCCGAGCACGCCGACTACATCGGCGGCATCCGGCAGGCCGCCGACGCCGCCGGAGTCGACCTCGTGATCAACGCCCGCACCGACGCCTTCGTCCACGCCGACCGCTTCGACGACCCGCTCGCCGAGGCGATCACCCGGATGACCGCCTGCGAGGCGGCCGGCTCGCGCAGCAGCTATCCCGTCCGCGTCCCCGACGCCGCCTCCCTCCAGGCGCTGCTCGACGCGCTCGACGGTCCGCTCAACGTCACCGCCAACCCCCGCACCGGCACTCCGGCCGGCTCGCTCGAGGACCTCCAGGTGATGGGCGTGCACCGGGTCACCTTCGGCCCGCTGCTGATGAAGGAGCTCACCCCCGACCTCGCCGCCCTCGTCGCCCCCTGGCGCTGA
- a CDS encoding ABC transporter ATP-binding protein — translation MTDVTTRPGTDRGLAVELSDLTRVYGSVRALDGLTLHLAPGELVCLLGPSGCGKTTALRILAGLDHPTSGSVSVGGKDLTRVPANKRDMGMVFQAYSLFPHMTVIDNVAFGLKLRGRDGATRRRRAGDMLDLVGLGEQADRYAHQLSGGQQQRVALARALAVEPSVLLLDEPLSALDAKVRVQLRDEIRRVQIEVGTTTLFVTHDQEEALAVADRVGVMNAGHLEQLAPPAELYSAPATQFVGEFVGLSNRIPAQVDGSTASVLGQQVPVLPGSASGPGLALVRPEAVSVTPDPAGQVTVTTVMFLGPLSRVTCALPDGTGVVAQLSSSDALRLEPGQRVTLGIDPSPVLVVAA, via the coding sequence ATGACCGACGTGACCACCCGCCCCGGCACGGACCGCGGCCTCGCCGTCGAGCTGTCCGACCTCACCCGCGTCTACGGCTCGGTGCGCGCGCTCGACGGGCTCACCCTCCACCTCGCCCCCGGCGAGCTGGTCTGCCTCCTCGGCCCGTCCGGCTGCGGCAAGACGACCGCGCTGCGGATCCTCGCCGGCCTCGACCACCCGACCTCCGGGTCGGTGTCGGTGGGCGGCAAGGACCTGACCCGGGTCCCGGCCAACAAGCGCGACATGGGGATGGTGTTCCAGGCCTACAGCCTCTTCCCGCACATGACCGTCATCGACAACGTCGCCTTCGGGCTCAAGCTGCGCGGCCGCGACGGGGCCACCCGGCGCCGGCGTGCCGGCGACATGCTCGACCTGGTCGGGCTGGGCGAGCAGGCCGACCGCTACGCCCACCAGCTCTCCGGCGGGCAGCAGCAGCGCGTCGCGCTCGCCCGGGCGCTCGCGGTCGAGCCGTCGGTGCTGCTGCTCGACGAGCCGCTGTCCGCCCTCGACGCCAAGGTCCGCGTGCAGCTGCGCGACGAGATCCGCCGCGTGCAGATCGAGGTCGGCACGACCACCCTGTTCGTCACCCACGACCAGGAGGAGGCGCTCGCCGTGGCCGACCGGGTCGGCGTGATGAACGCCGGACACCTCGAGCAGCTCGCGCCGCCGGCGGAGCTCTACTCGGCCCCGGCCACGCAGTTCGTCGGCGAGTTCGTCGGCCTGAGCAACCGGATCCCCGCGCAGGTCGACGGCTCCACCGCGTCGGTCCTCGGCCAGCAGGTCCCGGTGCTGCCGGGCTCGGCGTCGGGCCCCGGGCTCGCCCTCGTCCGACCGGAGGCGGTGTCGGTGACGCCGGACCCGGCCGGCCAGGTGACCGTGACGACGGTGATGTTCCTCGGCCCGCTGTCCCGCGTGACCTGTGCGCTGCCCGACGGCACCGGCGTCGTCGCCCAGCTCTCGAGCTCCGACGCGCTGCGCCTCGAGCCCGGGCAGCGGGTCACCCTCGGGATCGACCCGTCCCCGGTGCTCGTCGTCGCAGCCTGA
- a CDS encoding ABC transporter permease: MTPSRTFRAVRTVLLLAFAAYFFVPLLAMLDFSTQARGSAEGRTWDNWQFMVTDEDLRSSIIASLLLALFTVVLMVVLLVPTMVWVRLRVPRARGLVEFLCLLPLTIPALVIVVGISNVYSWVTYLLGDSPLVLTFAYVVLVLPYSYRAIDAALSAIDVATLSEAARSLGAGWPTVIVRIVLPNITGGVLGAAFISVALVMGEYVFASLLHFDTLPVAMAGIYRSNPAAAMAAALASMLFVALLLVGLTFLSRDRHRHDQGASR; encoded by the coding sequence ATGACCCCCTCGCGGACCTTCAGGGCGGTGCGCACCGTGCTGCTGCTCGCCTTCGCGGCGTACTTCTTCGTGCCGCTGCTGGCGATGCTCGACTTCTCCACCCAGGCCCGCGGCAGCGCCGAGGGCCGCACGTGGGACAACTGGCAGTTCATGGTGACCGACGAGGACCTGCGCTCCTCGATCATCGCCTCGCTGCTGCTCGCGCTGTTCACCGTCGTGCTCATGGTGGTGCTGCTCGTGCCGACGATGGTGTGGGTGCGGCTGCGGGTGCCGCGTGCGCGCGGGCTGGTCGAGTTCCTGTGCCTGCTGCCGCTCACCATCCCGGCGCTCGTGATCGTGGTCGGCATCAGCAACGTCTACTCGTGGGTGACCTACCTGCTCGGCGACTCGCCGCTGGTGCTGACCTTCGCCTACGTCGTGCTGGTGCTGCCCTACTCCTACCGCGCGATCGACGCCGCGCTGTCCGCGATCGACGTCGCCACGCTGTCCGAGGCCGCGCGCTCGCTCGGCGCGGGCTGGCCCACCGTGATCGTGCGGATCGTGCTGCCCAACATCACCGGCGGCGTCCTCGGTGCGGCGTTCATCAGCGTGGCGCTGGTGATGGGTGAGTACGTCTTCGCCTCCCTGCTGCACTTCGACACCCTGCCGGTCGCGATGGCGGGCATCTACCGGAGCAACCCCGCCGCGGCGATGGCCGCGGCCCTCGCCTCGATGCTGTTCGTCGCGCTGCTGCTGGTGGGCCTCACCTTCCTCAGCCGCGACCGGCACCGGCACGACCAAGGAGCATCCCGATGA
- a CDS encoding ABC transporter permease yields the protein MVGAFQDGDGRPTLGNLDALTSDAALSALKGSLVLSATTALIGAALGALLAYLVVSLPTQSLLRRTTLAISGVLAQFGGVVLAFAWIATIGSVGIVTKAMDSAFGVDLYGSGWLFDLPGLVVVYAYFQIPLMVIVFAPAFEGLRPQWREAAVNLGASTWDYWRHVALPLLTPAFLGALLLLFANAFAAYATAAVLVSQGQPIVPLLIRQAITSEVLLGQANVGFALALEMIVVVTLVMVAYNLLLKRTSRWMR from the coding sequence TCACCAGCGACGCCGCGCTGTCGGCACTGAAGGGCTCGCTGGTGCTCTCGGCCACCACGGCGCTCATCGGCGCCGCCCTCGGTGCGCTGCTCGCCTACCTCGTGGTGTCGCTGCCGACGCAGAGCCTGCTGCGGCGGACCACGCTCGCGATCAGCGGCGTGCTCGCCCAGTTCGGCGGGGTCGTGCTCGCGTTCGCCTGGATCGCGACCATCGGGTCGGTCGGGATCGTGACCAAGGCGATGGACAGCGCGTTCGGCGTCGACCTCTACGGCTCGGGCTGGCTCTTCGACCTGCCGGGCCTCGTCGTGGTCTACGCCTACTTCCAGATCCCGCTGATGGTGATCGTCTTCGCCCCGGCCTTCGAGGGGCTCCGGCCGCAGTGGCGCGAGGCCGCGGTCAACCTCGGCGCCTCGACCTGGGACTACTGGCGCCACGTCGCGCTGCCGCTGCTGACGCCGGCGTTCCTCGGCGCGCTGCTGCTGCTGTTCGCCAACGCCTTCGCCGCCTACGCCACGGCCGCCGTCCTGGTGAGCCAGGGCCAGCCGATCGTCCCGCTACTGATCCGTCAGGCCATCACCAGCGAGGTGCTGCTCGGCCAGGCCAACGTGGGCTTCGCGCTCGCGCTGGAGATGATCGTCGTGGTGACGCTCGTGATGGTCGCCTACAACCTGCTGCTGAAGCGGACCTCGAGGTGGATGCGATGA